Proteins encoded together in one Lysinibacter cavernae window:
- the dprA gene encoding DNA-processing protein DprA — translation MSTLFGLDEALVQAAAGKLLGPLNTADVDLPAVFARSVWSRLAEPGDRVAGAVVAAIGPSEALNALLDGTLRRAIRSVEGERHREPDHDLRRGENTANGGLPGRDSAAPAARTGQTLRTGQTTSTGRDPDQSLATAIERWLPRLNSAEVLRTVDAAEQLGARLITPEHPAWPDKLNDLEFHAPLALWVRGSIEHLRCPSVSIVGSRAASGYGEHVTAEFAGGLTTRGINIVSGGAYGIDGMAHRAALAGSAPTIAVLAGGIDRLYPSGHEDLLRRIIAQGSALSELPPGFSPTRWRFLQRNRLIAALSTVTLVCEAGTRSGSLNTAAHASSLGRALGAVPGPITSAASAGCHRLLREFDASCITSLEDLDELFWGINHDPNVQANCVGGHSDDTTQQSLDGRKPGDQGSEPAGQGTEFVNESCEPNEAFLGRATEGEASNLNQQTQSLQTQSQQSQSQQSQNRQSPSQQGQTQQNLSSKAILLSDTRLPHEQDASGQISDRPCGSGSSTEQNSRVGAVRTSATSIRLLDALKPRAPKTIIELARETGLDPASVRAGLGELFAEGRAQEHDRGWTHGPTVNSAARPSRG, via the coding sequence ATGAGCACGTTGTTTGGATTAGACGAGGCCCTCGTGCAGGCCGCTGCCGGCAAGCTCCTCGGCCCCCTCAATACCGCAGACGTTGATCTTCCCGCGGTGTTTGCCCGTTCGGTGTGGAGCCGCTTGGCCGAACCTGGAGACAGGGTCGCCGGAGCAGTTGTCGCAGCAATAGGGCCGTCGGAAGCGCTCAACGCGCTTCTTGACGGCACGCTCAGGCGGGCTATCCGATCGGTTGAAGGCGAGCGCCACCGTGAACCAGATCATGATCTACGCAGGGGCGAGAACACCGCAAACGGAGGGTTGCCGGGTCGCGACTCAGCAGCGCCAGCCGCTAGAACCGGTCAAACACTGCGCACCGGTCAGACAACGAGCACCGGTCGAGATCCGGACCAGTCGCTCGCCACCGCAATTGAACGCTGGCTTCCACGGCTCAACTCCGCTGAAGTGTTGCGAACGGTTGATGCAGCGGAACAGCTCGGGGCGCGTCTCATCACACCAGAACATCCCGCCTGGCCAGACAAACTGAATGACTTAGAGTTCCACGCGCCACTTGCGCTGTGGGTGAGAGGTTCGATCGAACACCTGCGGTGTCCAAGCGTGAGCATTGTTGGGTCGCGTGCTGCCTCTGGCTACGGCGAGCACGTAACGGCTGAGTTTGCAGGCGGGCTGACAACCCGAGGCATCAACATCGTTTCAGGAGGAGCCTACGGCATCGATGGAATGGCCCACCGGGCAGCCCTTGCCGGCAGCGCACCAACGATTGCGGTGCTGGCCGGTGGAATTGACCGACTGTATCCGAGCGGTCACGAAGACCTACTTCGGCGAATTATTGCGCAGGGGTCGGCGCTGAGTGAGCTGCCTCCTGGGTTCTCTCCAACACGGTGGCGGTTTTTGCAACGCAATAGGCTCATCGCAGCGCTCTCGACAGTGACCCTCGTCTGCGAAGCTGGCACACGATCAGGGTCGCTCAACACCGCTGCGCACGCCTCCTCACTTGGCCGCGCCCTCGGGGCGGTACCCGGACCAATAACCTCCGCCGCATCGGCGGGCTGTCATCGTCTGCTCCGTGAGTTTGACGCCTCCTGTATCACGAGCCTAGAAGACTTGGACGAGTTGTTCTGGGGTATTAATCATGACCCAAACGTCCAGGCAAACTGCGTTGGGGGCCACAGCGATGATACGACACAGCAGTCGCTAGACGGCCGCAAGCCAGGCGACCAGGGGAGCGAACCTGCTGGACAAGGCACCGAGTTTGTGAATGAATCTTGCGAACCGAATGAAGCGTTCTTGGGGCGCGCCACCGAGGGCGAGGCCTCGAATCTCAACCAACAGACCCAGAGCCTGCAGACCCAAAGCCAGCAGAGCCAGAGCCAGCAATCCCAGAACCGACAATCGCCGAGCCAACAAGGTCAAACACAACAAAACCTCAGCTCGAAAGCCATCCTGCTGTCCGACACACGTTTACCGCACGAACAAGACGCATCGGGTCAGATATCCGACCGTCCATGCGGCAGCGGATCGTCAACGGAACAAAACAGCAGGGTCGGAGCCGTCCGAACATCCGCAACGTCGATTCGGCTGCTCGACGCGTTGAAGCCACGTGCTCCAAAAACGATTATTGAGCTTGCGCGGGAGACCGGTCTCGACCCTGCCAGCGTGAGAGCAGGGCTCGGTGAGCTCTTCGCCGAGGGGCGCGCACAGGAGCATGATCGGGGCTGGACACACGGGCCAACCGTGAATTCCGCTGCGCGCCCGTCGCGAGGGTAA
- a CDS encoding YifB family Mg chelatase-like AAA ATPase has protein sequence MPVASTRSVALNGIDGHLVEVEADVSQTLPGFVIIGLPDAALGEARERVRLAASNSGCALTDRKLTVNLSPASLPKHGSSFDLAIALACLAAAGSISATSVRRVVHVGELRLDGRLRPSAGVLPAALSARRAGADTVMVPAGNVAEASLVSGLEVVGVHTLREAAIWHGGEFARLVQLDHDGSNPISDADGFGESSADASVVVAPGEPGLRVGPGGDGAVQSAPDGDLSDVVGNPDAVESLIVAAAGGHNLSLLGPPGSGKTMLAARLSGLLPDLDEEASLEASCIRSLAGHPLNGGLVTRPPIESPHHTASAAAMIGGGSTIIRPGAAARAAHGILFLDEAPEFAPAVLDSLRQPLESGTITIHRARVTASFPGRFQLVLAANPCPCGNYGVRDSECTCPPTLRRRYLGRISGPLNDRIDIHLAVNRITANQLRVADEIPRISTADGRARVEAARERARARLKTTPWRTNSQVPGTWLRHPDNRLPYPTVRSLDLALERGLITMRGFDRVLRLSWTLADLGLEPQPTKEHVGQALYLRRGVSS, from the coding sequence GCACCCGCAGCGTTGCGCTCAACGGGATTGATGGACATCTGGTTGAGGTCGAAGCCGACGTCTCCCAAACGTTGCCTGGCTTTGTCATCATCGGGTTGCCGGATGCCGCGCTCGGGGAGGCTCGCGAGCGCGTACGCCTGGCCGCAAGCAATAGCGGCTGCGCACTTACCGATCGAAAGCTGACGGTCAACCTGTCACCAGCCTCGCTTCCAAAACACGGGTCGAGCTTTGACCTTGCGATTGCGCTTGCCTGTCTTGCCGCCGCTGGCAGCATCTCGGCGACTTCTGTCAGACGAGTGGTGCATGTTGGCGAGCTGAGGCTCGACGGTCGTCTCCGGCCGTCGGCTGGCGTGTTGCCAGCGGCTCTTTCTGCACGACGGGCAGGCGCTGATACAGTCATGGTTCCCGCGGGTAACGTAGCCGAAGCCTCGCTTGTCTCCGGTCTTGAGGTGGTAGGGGTTCATACACTTCGTGAGGCGGCAATATGGCACGGTGGTGAATTTGCGCGGTTGGTACAGCTCGACCACGATGGCAGCAACCCGATAAGCGATGCCGATGGGTTTGGAGAATCTTCTGCAGACGCCAGTGTTGTGGTTGCACCGGGGGAGCCGGGGCTTCGCGTTGGGCCCGGCGGCGATGGCGCGGTTCAGAGTGCACCCGATGGCGACCTGAGCGATGTTGTTGGCAACCCGGATGCAGTCGAGTCTCTTATCGTTGCGGCCGCCGGCGGCCATAACCTCTCCCTGCTTGGGCCACCCGGTTCTGGCAAAACGATGCTGGCGGCTCGGCTCAGCGGGCTCCTGCCAGACCTCGACGAAGAAGCTTCGCTCGAGGCAAGCTGCATCCGGTCGCTTGCGGGGCATCCACTGAACGGTGGTCTGGTGACTCGGCCGCCGATTGAATCACCTCATCACACAGCAAGTGCGGCCGCAATGATCGGAGGTGGCAGCACAATCATTCGCCCTGGCGCGGCGGCACGTGCAGCACACGGAATTTTGTTTCTTGACGAGGCGCCCGAGTTCGCGCCGGCTGTGCTTGACTCGCTTCGCCAACCACTTGAATCCGGCACAATCACGATTCACCGGGCTCGAGTCACAGCATCGTTTCCAGGCCGGTTTCAGCTCGTGCTGGCGGCAAATCCTTGTCCGTGCGGCAACTACGGGGTGCGCGACAGTGAATGTACATGCCCGCCGACGCTTCGTCGACGGTACCTTGGGCGTATTTCCGGCCCGCTTAACGATCGCATTGACATCCATCTCGCGGTGAATCGGATTACCGCAAATCAACTGCGCGTTGCCGATGAAATACCTCGCATTTCCACGGCAGACGGGCGAGCCAGAGTAGAAGCAGCACGTGAACGTGCTCGCGCTCGTCTAAAAACGACTCCGTGGCGCACAAACTCGCAGGTGCCCGGCACCTGGCTGAGGCATCCCGACAACCGGCTGCCGTATCCAACAGTACGGTCGCTCGATCTGGCCCTCGAACGGGGACTGATTACGATGCGAGGTTTTGATCGAGTCTTGCGGCTCTCCTGGACCCTTGCTGATCTTGGGCTTGAACCACAACCCACCAAGGAACACGTGGGGCAAGCACTCTACCTGAGGAGGGGTGTGAGTTCATGA
- a CDS encoding M23 family metallopeptidase — MNHMKYLTLKTATAFIATAVLSVTGLPRSESYAEASAEPRATIVAPSMHPSFKRPQPPWMLPVAPTPQIYRPFVAPSTPYSAGHRGVDFVVADRQQLRAPADGVIHFQGTVVDRPVVSIRHADGYISSFEPAQSSLVQGDSVAAGQPFGEIRHDLSENAHCASGHDTHPDRAPVNFTHESAIAPCLHVGARLNGEYVNPMILFGLVSRPILLPLSDR; from the coding sequence ATGAATCACATGAAATACCTGACTCTCAAAACGGCTACTGCGTTCATAGCCACGGCTGTTCTCTCCGTGACCGGTTTGCCTCGCAGCGAGAGCTATGCAGAAGCCTCCGCCGAACCTCGTGCCACGATAGTGGCCCCGAGTATGCATCCGAGTTTCAAACGTCCACAACCACCGTGGATGCTTCCCGTTGCCCCAACACCGCAAATTTACCGGCCCTTCGTGGCACCGTCGACACCATACAGTGCCGGACATCGCGGCGTAGATTTTGTCGTCGCTGACCGTCAGCAGTTGCGCGCGCCAGCCGACGGGGTCATCCATTTTCAGGGCACGGTAGTAGATCGGCCTGTAGTGAGCATCCGACACGCTGACGGATACATCTCAAGTTTTGAGCCGGCGCAGTCGAGCCTGGTTCAAGGAGACAGTGTCGCTGCCGGACAGCCGTTTGGAGAGATTCGACACGATCTTTCCGAGAACGCACACTGCGCTTCAGGCCACGACACCCACCCAGACAGAGCACCGGTCAATTTCACTCACGAATCGGCTATAGCGCCGTGCTTACACGTAGGGGCAAGGCTCAACGGTGAGTACGTCAACCCCATGATTCTTTTTGGCCTCGTATCGCGTCCCATCTTGCTTCCCCTCTCCGATAGGTAA
- a CDS encoding tyrosine-type recombinase/integrase codes for MNLERAIDDYTSYLRAERGYSEQTVRAYRADLLGLSQFLQTAQGPKAWFELDDLRDWLWDAQNRGLSSSTIARRTASVKGFSHWLAKRGYRETDIAARLVGPKASKHLPRVVTRPQMDELLAGLQLRAAAGDPIALRDTAVIELLYGSALRVSEVASLNIADIDHERLTVRVTGKGDKQRVVPFGVPAEKALLAYEVHARPMLMTSSKDAPETVSSTRAAQPLAPDRVPQNAYFLGSRGRRVGTRALYTAVANLLSELPGAGGNGPHTLRHTAATHLLDGGADLRAVQEMLGHASLATTQIYTHVSSEKLAQTYRTAHPRA; via the coding sequence ATGAACCTCGAGCGCGCGATCGACGACTACACGTCATACCTTCGTGCGGAACGGGGGTACTCAGAGCAGACCGTTCGCGCCTATCGGGCAGACCTTCTTGGCCTCAGCCAGTTCCTCCAAACAGCGCAGGGCCCGAAAGCATGGTTTGAACTTGACGATCTGCGTGACTGGCTCTGGGATGCCCAAAATAGGGGACTATCGAGCAGTACCATCGCCCGGCGAACAGCATCCGTCAAAGGATTCAGCCATTGGCTGGCCAAACGCGGATATCGGGAAACCGATATCGCGGCCCGGCTTGTCGGCCCCAAAGCGAGCAAACACCTCCCTCGCGTTGTGACACGGCCCCAGATGGACGAATTACTTGCGGGACTCCAACTCCGTGCTGCCGCAGGTGACCCGATTGCCCTTCGAGATACAGCAGTGATTGAGCTGCTCTACGGTTCGGCGCTACGTGTATCCGAAGTCGCTAGCCTCAATATTGCCGATATCGACCATGAACGGCTCACCGTGCGAGTGACAGGAAAAGGCGACAAACAACGTGTCGTCCCTTTCGGTGTTCCTGCAGAGAAAGCGCTCCTTGCCTACGAGGTACACGCGAGGCCGATGCTCATGACGTCAAGCAAGGACGCCCCTGAGACGGTGTCCAGTACCAGAGCGGCGCAGCCGCTCGCTCCCGACAGGGTCCCGCAGAATGCGTATTTCCTGGGGTCGCGAGGTCGCAGGGTCGGGACTCGCGCGCTCTACACCGCTGTGGCGAATTTGCTCTCTGAACTTCCTGGCGCCGGAGGAAACGGCCCGCACACGCTTCGACACACGGCAGCGACGCACCTGCTCGACGGGGGAGCCGATCTCAGGGCTGTCCAAGAAATGCTCGGACACGCCAGCTTGGCGACGACCCAAATCTACACGCACGTCTCAAGCGAGAAACTCGCCCAAACCTACCGAACGGCCCACCCTCGCGCTTAA